From a region of the Calliphora vicina chromosome 4, idCalVici1.1, whole genome shotgun sequence genome:
- the LOC135958434 gene encoding chymotrypsin-2, translated as MVTIEPRIVGGYRPNYASLTKYVVSIRRRDETANKFGYTHFCAGSIIAANKILTVAHCVHRNGKKSSSSAYKVVAKTPVRLKRATQTQEINIKKVITHSQYSNSTLFHDIALLILEEDIQLDSKFAAKILLPKHNFQAGNLCTVVGWGKLYMFSLQQHGPLANEILYVDLHLHSRKYCRRKFPNFSGKKICASNIYDKDKDACVGDSGGPLICNDVITGIVSYGYGCAAGHAGIYTNVFKYVDWINKSGQQTLKHVSLMLLMTCILALLF; from the exons ATGGTAACTATTGAGCCTCGCATTGTTGGTGGTTACCGTCCCAACTATGCCTCACTAACAAAATATGTTGTCTCCATACGTCGTCGGGATGAAACAGCAAATAAATTTGGTTACACTCATTTCTGTGCGGGATCAATAATAGCGGCTAATAAGATTTTAACCGTAGCCCATTGTGTTCATAG AAATGGTAAGAAATCTTCATCTTCAGCATATAAAGTGGTGGCAAAAACTCCAGTGCGTTTAAAGAGAGCTACACAGACCcaagaaattaatattaaaaaagtcaTCACACATTCCCAATATTCGAACAGTACATTATTTCATGACATTGCTTTATTGATACTGGAAGAGGATATCCAGTTGGATTCAAAATTTGCTGCAAAAATTTTACTACCCAAACATAACTTTCAAGCAGGGAATCTATGCACAGTTGTGGGATGGGGAAAATTATATATG TTTAGTTTGCAACAGCATGGACCACTGGCTAATGAAATACTTTATGTTGACTTGCATCTGCATTCAAGAAAATACTGCAGGAGAAAGTTTCCCAATTTCAGCGGTAAGAAAATTTGTGCCTCAAATATTTACGATAAAGATAAGGATGCATGTGTGGGTGATTCCGGAGGTCCTTTAATATGTAATg ATGTGATTACAGGAATTGTTTCCTATGGCTATGGCTGTGCTGCGGGGCATGCTGGTATTTATaccaatgtttttaaatatgtagATTGGATTAACAAGTCTGGACAGCAGACCCTTAAGCATGTTTCATTAATGCTTTTGATGACATGCATTTTAGcgttacttttttaa